In Planctomycetia bacterium, the genomic window GTGGGCCGCTCCGTGAGCGACCGAAGCTCACCGGCGACTGGCTCGGCGGGCGATCCCGCCTGAGAGATCGCGGCATCACGCTCGACGTCAGCAGTACGCAGTACTATCAGGGTGTCGCCGCCGGCGGGCGGGAACAGGCGTTTCAATTTGGCGGTCGCAACGACTACTTCCTAAATCTCGACGGAGAGAAGCTCGGGCTATGGACCGGCCTCTCCGTCGATCTTCATGGCGAAGCTCGCTATGGCGAGTCGGTGAACGCTCTCGCGGGGACGCTCCTGGCACCGAACTTCATGCTCTCGGTTCCGCTCGCCGACGGTTCGATCACTGCTCTGACCGGCGTGACGTTCACTCAGTATCTCACCGACGACTTCCTGGTGTACGGCGGGAAGGTCAACACCCAAGATGACACAGAGCAACCTCTGACCGGAGCCGGCAACCTCTCCGGCTTTCAAAACACCGCGATGCTCTACAATCCTGTCTATGCCCGCACCATTCCGTATTCGACTTATGGCGCAGGATTCACGTGCTTCCGCAACGAAGAGGCCCTGTTCTCGGCGTGTGTGTACGACACCAACGACACGCCGACGACGAGCGGGTTCGACACCTTCTTCAACAACGGGGCGACCGTCTATGCCGAGCTGAACTTCCCGACGACGTTCTTCGACCGCCCCGGCAACCACGGCCTTTCGGGTACGTACAGCAGCGGAAGATACTCGAACCTAACTCCCTCCGCATACCTCGATCCAATCGAGGGCTTCGTCGTCGTATCACCGACGAAAACCGGTTCGTGGTGCGTGGCCTACAACTTCGATCAGGCGCTGTATGTCTCGCCAGATGATCCGGAGCGAATGTGGGGCGTGTTCGGCAACTTCGGCATCGCAGACAAGAACCCCAGCCCGGTCCGCTGGTTCGCGAGCGTCGGGATCAGCGGAGCGAGCAGGATCACGGGACGAATAGGAGACACTTTCGGTGCCGCGTATTACTACCTCGGCGTCAGCGAACCGCTGAAGGATCTATTCCCGGTCCTCTTGCCGCTGCGCGACGAGCGCGGCGTCGAGTTCTACTACAACATGGCGTTGACGCCGTCGTGCCACATCACGCCGGACCTGCAAGTGATTACGCCGTTCCGCGAGCGAGCGGAGACATCACTCATCGTCGGCCTTCGTGCGCACCTCGACTTCTGAGTAGGCCCGAACCACTTAGGCGGCGTTCGCTCGCCGCACTTCGATCACGACTACGATCGGGCCGACAAGAAACGAACTCGCCCCGTCGTTAGCTCGTAAACGGCTCCCTGTAAACTGATCCGCTTTGCGTCGATCGCTTTCTTCGCTTCCGGCAGTCGAGCCAGCTGATCGATCGACCAACGGACGTTCGCTTCCACCGCGGCGTCGATCCGCTGTTCGGGCGTGTCGCCGAGTAAGGGTTTCGGGAGGCCTGGCTCGATGTATCCCACGAGGGCCTTGATGCCCGGCGCCTCGTTCGTAGGTCCTTGGAGCGCCGCCACCGCCGCGGTGACGGCCCCGCAGCCTTGGTGCCCGACGACGACGATCAGCGGCGTCGCCAAATGCGCGACGGCATACTCCAAGCTGCCGATGACGTCGGGTGCGATCACGTTCCCCGCGACCCGCACGACGAACAGATCGCCGAACCCTTGGTCGAATACCAGTTCGATCGGCACGCGCGAATCGCTACAGCCGAGGATCGTCGCGAACGGCTTCTGAGTGCCGACGAGGTGCTTGCGCCAGTCGGCGCTTTCATGGGCGTGGCGAGTCTTGCCGTCGGCGAAACGTCGATTCCCCTCCTTTAAACGACTCAACGCGTCGGCCGCCTCCTTGTGGATCGCCGGTCTTGGCACCGCGGGCTCAGCGGCGAACGACGATGCGGCGGCGGCGATACCGGCAATGGCCAGCAGTTGCCGGCGCGTCAAACTATCATCGCTCATGGTTGCTTAGGCTCCTCCAGTCGCACGAGCAGCACTTGCTGTGTCTGCCCGTCGGCGAAGTGAATCAGCGCCGAGCCCGTATCCTGAGTCAGGTTGCCGATGCCGGTCTCGATGATCGGCCGCGGCTTGCCCTTCGCGCTCCAAGCGGCGCGTTGACTGGCCTTGTCGATCATCCCTTCGAGCGTCTGCGTTTCTTTCGTGGCGTCGTTGTTGAGCGTACCGGAAATGATCCCCTCTTTGCTGACGGCCAGCTGCATGAACAAGGTCGGGTCGCTACCCGACTTCTGTCCGTCTTGGGTGACGGCGAACACACCCAACGGCAGCCACTCGGAATCTTCCGGCTTCGTTTGCGGAGCGCTCGCCGCAATGGCGTCGGCCTGCTGTGCATACTCCTCGGCTGTGGCGACTTGTTGACCGTTGCTATAGACGGCGTCGTCTTGGTAGTAGACGTCGCTCCCGTAGTCGTACGAAGCGGCCTCGCCGCCGCCGTAGCCGACCCAACCGGCGACGGCACTCCATGCCGCCCAGCGGTAAGGTCGATTGATCCTCCAGGCCGCCCAGTTTGGATGGTCCGACCAGAAGTCGAGCCGCGGATGATTTTCGTGGATCTGATCTCGCACCTCATCACGGCGCTGCTGGCGATTCTGCTGCCACTCTTGGCGATTCGCGATTCGATCCGGACGGCCGCCGGCACCGGGACGTTGGGCGATGCCGGGGAGCTGCCCGGCACCAGGACGATTAGCAATTCCGGGCCGATCACCAACGCCAGGCCGCTCACCGATACCAGGGCGATCTCCGATCCCGGGCCGATCTCCAACGCCGGGTCGATCGCCCAAGTTCGGGCGGCCGGCAGGGAGTGTCGAAGCATTACCGGGTCGGTTATCGCGGAAGAAGTCGGCAGCCGCTCCGCCGCCACCGCCGCCCGGTCGAGCACCGATGGCACCCGTCGAAGGACGCGGAAGATCGAGGAAGTTGTTCAACTGTCCTGCATTTGGTCGTCCGCCGCCGGCGATGCCCGCTCCTGGTCCTCCCGCACCGATGCCGCCGGGTCGCGGAGCCGGCCCCGGCCGATTCCCGCCGATCGCGCCGGTTCCCGGACGCGCGCCCGCACCGCTGCCGATCGCACCAGTCGAAGGTCTGTTCGCCCCTGGATTCGGTCGCGCACTACCGCCGCCGAGAGACGGTGAACGACCTGGGGCCGCCGCCGGCCGCGACATCGCCGCGCCAC contains:
- a CDS encoding carbohydrate porin, whose product is MRPTFFRLRCAARSVAALLIVAALDSLVQAQLPADRFTGSDSTAEAAPGAPSPPEFGGPLRERPKLTGDWLGGRSRLRDRGITLDVSSTQYYQGVAAGGREQAFQFGGRNDYFLNLDGEKLGLWTGLSVDLHGEARYGESVNALAGTLLAPNFMLSVPLADGSITALTGVTFTQYLTDDFLVYGGKVNTQDDTEQPLTGAGNLSGFQNTAMLYNPVYARTIPYSTYGAGFTCFRNEEALFSACVYDTNDTPTTSGFDTFFNNGATVYAELNFPTTFFDRPGNHGLSGTYSSGRYSNLTPSAYLDPIEGFVVVSPTKTGSWCVAYNFDQALYVSPDDPERMWGVFGNFGIADKNPSPVRWFASVGISGASRITGRIGDTFGAAYYYLGVSEPLKDLFPVLLPLRDERGVEFYYNMALTPSCHITPDLQVITPFRERAETSLIVGLRAHLDF
- a CDS encoding carbonic anhydrase yields the protein MSDDSLTRRQLLAIAGIAAAASSFAAEPAVPRPAIHKEAADALSRLKEGNRRFADGKTRHAHESADWRKHLVGTQKPFATILGCSDSRVPIELVFDQGFGDLFVVRVAGNVIAPDVIGSLEYAVAHLATPLIVVVGHQGCGAVTAAVAALQGPTNEAPGIKALVGYIEPGLPKPLLGDTPEQRIDAAVEANVRWSIDQLARLPEAKKAIDAKRISLQGAVYELTTGRVRFLSARS